The proteins below come from a single Danio aesculapii chromosome 25, fDanAes4.1, whole genome shotgun sequence genomic window:
- the LOC130219008 gene encoding uncharacterized protein LOC130219008, which yields MSKVTVEKGKEASSRSCPSACGFMISGRDSHPMCIACMGAKHAQASLANTESCVHCQAMPMRILERRLRVAASSKDDPVLSAAPSSANDAKSSPPRDLASWGDIMEVESPVYEPLFDQQLLAGGDEMEGDEEEDDETLARLLRDEPDDEEEDVIRPSSHTSRPTSAQSGEVASTVVDCDLTEVCKRAAAKLGVAWPVTPGHPGVKRDVYDGKRLAPRAPPAKQLLPALPDCITEMKRSWDKPFTNRVPVKGYSSLDVSEMEGLGLSNPPVVEQTVALHLHPNRRAAVSSATPSLPGKMERFTASMYQKIYKSSALTVRALNVTSLLTAYQAELLEELGTQLDAGNPNPAVWQEICNITDLNLRASRRAVQSSGRTMALAVAGERSLWLNLSSIGDREKLDYLDAPVDSRHHVLLFLLLGPLLRRRAENLSVRPDRLNRTAQSRRLAPPLLQTLSHGESSHSRQRLQSPDPLTPPPKRRGTPRTLCLERRDGQHLGFSAMSSPQSATVVSPPAKMQRRWNLGGEMVQSCVQASSASPQHTMFRGLPTAVPQVHVQSIRPPCGLPSSGTRSQVRCHKALHSLCSWQIKNALSHPGSMPRAQKAKNKIKTQRKAKAQSRETGQSLSQTDPGQISLWPQEGASTPSVGPVRQQPLSLHPEAWIECSPHPWVLATVTRGYRLQFAGKPPPFNGVIASVANEDSAQVLEAEISSLMGKGAIRRVPVEETQTGFYSRYFLIPKKDGSLRPILDLRALNKHLRKYKFKMLTVGALTRSIRRGDWFASIDLKDAYFHISIYPAHRKYLRFSFQNEVFEFVTLPFGLSLAPRVFSRCMEAALSPLRHKGLRISAYLDDYLICARTRERAERDAETLSSHLGFRINNAKSQLIPSQEIEYLGLRLDSVTYRAMLSERRITAFGLCLTHFRKGNLVSFRTCLRLMGMMASSLSVIPLGLLKMRDFQRWISAKRLCPRRHLARRVRVSTECVMALHHWKNPCIFRSGAPLGSVSLRKVVTTDASLTGWGAVFQGRSVNGRWTHRLRELHIIMLELMVVFLALKHFLPFLKGFHVLVRTDNTTVVAYINRQGGTRSLQLHNLARKLIVWSAAHLSSLRATHVPGVRNVGTDLLSRGNPTYGEWVLHPQVVNQIWEMYGKAAVDLFASRANAKCPLYFSLEDEDAPLGVDALAHPWPNVLLYAFPPLSLISPTLDRVRESGLSLLLIAPRWPGRLWLAEIAELLQGEPWPLPLRRDLLSQAGAQIFHPHPEQINLWVWPVKG from the exons ATGTCTAAAGTCACAGTGGAGAAGGGGAAGGAGGCCTCTTCGCGCTCCTGTCCGTCAGCGTGCGGATTTATGATCTCGGGCAGGGATTCACATCCGATGTGCATCGCATGTATGGGTGCGAAGCATGCCCAGGCCTCGTTGGCGAACACCGAAAGCTGCGTGCACTGCCAGGCAATGCCGATGAGGATTTTGGAGAGAAGGCTTCGAGTGGCGGCATCTTCCAAGGATGATCCGGTCCTCTCTGCCGCTCCATCGTCAGCTAATGACGCCAAATCCTCTCCTCCGCGGGATCTTGCTTCGTGGGGGGACATCATGGAGGTAGAATCCCCCGTGTATGAGCCGCTGTTCGACCAGCAGCTACTGGCGGGTGGGGATGAGATGGAAGgggatgaggaggaggatgatgagaCACTAGCCCGTCTCCTCCGAGATGAGCCGGACGATGAGGAGGAGGATGTCATCCGCCCTTCTTCCCACACATCCAGGCCGACTAGCGCGCAAAGCGGTGAGGTGGCGTCGACCGTGGTGGATTGCGACCTCACAGAGGTTTGCAAACGTGCTGCCGCCAAGCTCGGCGTGGCGTGGCCTGTGACTCCTGGTCATCCAGGAGTTAAACGGGATGTGTATGACGGGAAAAGGCTCGCTCCCCGCGCTCCCCCAGCAAAACAACTACTTCCCGCTCTCCCAGATTGCATCACGGAGATGAAGCGGTCATGGGATAAACCCTTTACCAACCGCGTGCCCGTCAAGGGTTACTCGTCACTCGACGTGAGCGAGATGGAGGGACTAGGGCTCTCTAACCCTCCAGTGGTCGAGCAGACGGTGGCTCTTCACCTGCATCCAAACAGGCGGGCTGCTGTTTCATCGGCCACACCGTCCCTCCCTGGTAAAATGGAACGCTTCACTGCTTCCATGTATCAGAAGATATATAAATCTTCGGCGCTAACAGTGAGGGCTTTGAACGTCACTTCATTGCTGACGGCCTATCAAGCCGAATTATTGGAGGAGCTTGGCACGCAGCTGGACGCCGGCAATCCAAACCCGGCAGTCTGGCAAGAGATCTGCAACATTACAGACCTCAATCTGCGCGCCTCACGCAGGGCGGTGCAAAGCTCCGGCCGTACCATGGCTCTCGCCGTTGCGGGCGAGCGATCGCTGTGGCTGAATCTCTCGAGTATCGGGGACAGGGAAAAATTGGATTATCTCGACGCTCCCGTAGACTCGA GACATCACGTCCTCCTGTTCCTGCTACTCGGCCCACTCCTCCGACGCAGGGCAGAAAATTTGTCAGTGCGTCCAGACCGCCTAAACCGCACAGCACAGAGCAGACGGCTCGCCCCCCCGCTGCTCCAAACGCTAAGCCATGGGGAAAGCAGTCATTCGCGGCAGCGGCTGCAAAGTCCAGATCCGCTAACCCCTCCGCCAAAAAGAAGAGGGACTCCTAGGACGCTATGTTTGGAGAGGAGAGACGGGCAGCACCTAGGGTTTTCTGCGATGTCTTCTCCACAGTCCGCCACGGTTGTTTCCCCACCCGCAAAAATGCAGAGGAGGTGGAATTTGGGCGGAGAAATGGTTCAGAGTTGTGTTCAGGCCAGTTCAGCTTCCCCTCAACACACAATGTTCCGTGGATTGCCGACGGCAGTTCCACAAGTTCATGTGCAGAGCATTCGGCCACCATGCGGTCTGCCGAGTTCAGGCACACGTTCGCAAGTGCGTTGTCACAAAGCACTTCATTCCCTGTGTTCATGGCAAATAAAAAATGCCCTGTCGCATCCAGGCTCAATGCCGAGGGCGCagaaagccaaaaacaaaataaagacacagagaaaagcgAAAGCTCAAAGCCGAGAGACGGGCCAGTCTCTGAGCCAAACAgatcctggccaaatttctctCTGGCCACAAGAGGGCGCCAGCACTCCATCAGTGGGGCCGGTTCGGCAGCAGCCTCTGTCTCTTCACCCGGAGGCCTGGATAGAGTGTTCTCCGCACCCGTGGGTCCTCGCAACCGTAACCAGGGGTTACAGGCTTCAGTTTGCTGGAAAACCCCCTCCTTTCAACGGGGTTATAGCATCTGTGGCAAACGAGGATTCGGCTCAGGTGCTGGAGGCAGAGATATCCTCCCTCATGGGGAAGGGAGCTATAAGACGAGTTCCAGTGGAGGAAACTCAGACGGGTTTTTATTCACGTTACTTTCTAATCCCAAAGAAAGATGGGAGTCTGCGCCCAATACTGGACCTGCGTGCTTTAAACAAGCACTTAAGGAAGTACAAATTCAAGATGCTCACAGTAGGAGCTCTCACTCGTTCGATCCGCCGGGGCGATTGGTTCGCCTCGATCGATCTCAAGGATGCTTACTTTCATATAAGCATCTATCCAGCACACAGGAAATATCTCAGGTTTTCCTTTCAGAACGAAGTGTTCGAATTTGTTACTCTTCCATTCGGGCTCAGTCTAGCTCCGCGGGTGTTCAGCAGATGCATGGAAGCAGCGCTGTCTCCGCTGAGACACAAGGGTCTGCGCATATCCGCTTATCTGGACGATTACCTGATATGCGCCCGCACACGCGAGCGCGCGGAGCGGGATGCAGAGACTCTTTCGTCTCATCTGGGATTCAGAATCAACAACGCCAAAAGCCAGCTGATTCCGTCCCAGGAGATAGAGTATCTGGGCCTGCGCCTAGACTCGGTAACTTACCGCGCCATGCTTTCGGAGAGAAGGATTACGGCGTTCGGTCTATGCCTGACCCATTTTCGCAAAGGAAACCTGGTCTCGTTCAGAACCTGTCTCCGTCTGATGGGCATGATGGCTTCATCTCTGTCTGTGATCCCACTGGGTTTATTAAAGATGAGAGATTTTCAGCGTTGGATTTCCGCGAAGCGCCTGTGCCCGCGCAGGCACCTCGCGCGCAGGGTACGGGTATCCACCGAGTGTGTGATGGCTCTCCACCACTGGAAAAACCCCTGCATATTCCGATCAGGGGCTCCGCTGGGGAGCGTGTCTCTGAGAAAAGTCGTCACTACGGACGCATCCCTAACGGGATGGGGAGCCGTATTTCAGGGCAGATCGGTGAACGGTCGTTGGACACACCGACTGCGCGAGCTTCACATAATCATGCTGGAGCTGATGGTAGTTTTTCtggctttaaaacattttctacCATTCTTGAAGGGTTTTCATGTTTTAGTCAGGACGGACAACACAACGGTGGTGGCGTACATCAACCGCCAAGGGGGAACGCGATCGTTGCAGCTGCACAATCTAGCGCGCAAGCTGATTGTCTGGAGCGCCGCTCACTTGAGCTCACTGCGCGCGACGCACGTCCCGGGAGTCAGAAATGTGGGGACGGATCTTCTGTCGAGGGGCAACCCGACGTACGGAGAATGGGTTCTCCACCCGCAGGTGGTGAATCAAATTTGGGAGATGTACGGCAAGGCTGCCGTAGATCTCTTCGCCTCGCGGGCAAACGCAAAATGTCCGCTGTATTTCTCTCTCGAGGACGAGGATGCGCCGTTGGGTGTGGATGCGCTGGCGCACCCGTGGCCAAACGTGCTGCTGTATGCATTCCCACCGTTAAGTCTAATTTCTCCCACCCTGGACAGAGTAAGAGAAAGCGGGTTGTCTCTCCTTCTAATAGCCCCCCGTTGGCCGGGCAGGCTGTGGTTGGCAGAGATCGCCGAACTTCTGCAAGGAGAGCCCTGGCCGCTCCCGCTGCGACGGGACCTGCTGTCACAAGCGGGGGCACAGATATTTCACCCTCACCCAGAACAAATCAACCTTTGGGTCTGGCCCGTGAAGGGTTAA